Proteins from one bacterium genomic window:
- a CDS encoding zinc ribbon domain-containing protein: MKRLILLALLLAMAFAADVLNAAEEIWECPNCGANIPASADDVEITCPNCGHHLQWYMCDACMGEFVIDSAWTTVECPFCGAKHDLH; encoded by the coding sequence ATGAAACGCCTCATCCTCCTGGCCCTGCTCCTCGCCATGGCCTTCGCCGCCGACGTGCTCAACGCCGCCGAGGAAATCTGGGAGTGCCCCAACTGCGGCGCGAACATCCCCGCCTCGGCGGACGACGTGGAGATTACCTGCCCCAACTGCGGACACCACCTCCAGTGGTACATGTGCGACGCCTGCATGGGCGAGTTCGTGATAGACTCCGCCTGGACCACCGTCGAGTGCCCTTTCTGCGGGGCGAAGCACGACCTGCATTAA